The genomic region AAGATCCAGCGCGGCGTAGCTAAAGGTGTAGGTAACCCTGTTTATTATGTTGGGCCGCCAACAGGCCGTGATGGTATTCATGGAGCAACCTTTGCATCGGTTGAATTGACGGAAGAATCCGAGTCCCAACGGACAGCCGTTCAGGTTGGTGACCCGTTTATGGAGAAACTGGTGATGGAATCCTGTCTGGAATTGATCGACACTGGCATCGTGCTCGGAATTCAGGATATGGGTGCTGCTGGTCTGACATGTTCAAGTGCAGAGATGGCAAGTAAAGCGGGTAACGGTCTGGAATTGTATCTGGATCAGGTGCCACAGCGTGAAGAAGGCATGACACCTTACGAGATGATGTTGTCCGAGTCCCAGGAACGGATGTTGTTCGTCGTTGAGCCGAAGGATGAGGCGCAGGCGATGGAAATCTTTGAACGTTGGGGCGTAATCTGTGCCAAAGTCGGTAAAGTGACGGATGATGGTCGTTTGAAATTGATCCACCACGGCGAAGTGGTCGGAGATATGCCGGTAACGGCTTTGGTTGATGAATGTCCAGTGTATGACAAACCTTCTTCGGTACCTGCATACTACGAGCAAAGTGCTTCCATCGACACGCTTCGTTACGACGAAGTGTCGGATCTGGGCGGAGCACTGAAACAAGTGCTGGCTTCACCAACAGTAGCAAGTAAAAAATGGATTTATGATCAATACGACTACATGGTGCGTACAAGCACTGCCGTTCGTCCAGGGTCGGATGCAGCCGTAGTCACGATCCGTGGCACACGCAAAGGTCTCGCGATGACAACGGACTGTAATGGACGCTATGTGTACCTTGATCCTGAGGTTGGCGGACGGATTGCCGTAAGTGAAGCAGCGCGTAACATTGTATGTTCTGGTGCTGAGCCGCTGGCGATTACGGATAACCTGAACTTCGGTAATCCGGAGAAGCCGGATATTTTCTGGCAAATGGAGAAAGCGGTAGACGGTATGGCAGAAGCTTGTCGTGTGCTGGATACGCCGGTCATCGGTGGTAACGTAAGTCTGTATAACGAAAACGCCAAAGGCTCCATCTATCCAACGCCAGTTGTCGGTATGGTAGGTCTCGTTCATGATACGGATCATATCACGACACAAGCATTCAAATCCGAAGGTGATGTTATCATCCTCCTCGGTGAAACGAAAGCTGAACTGGGTGGCAGCGAGCTGCAATACGCGGTTCATGGTCAGACGGAAGGTCGTCCACCAGAACTGAATTTGCAAACGGAAAAAGCGCTGCTCAGCACAGTGCTGGAAGCAATACAATCCGGTCTTGTTCGCTCGGCACATGACTTGTCTGAAGGCGGCTTGGCTGTTGCACTCGCAGAGTCTTGTATCAGCGGTAACGTAGGAGCACAGGTGAATGTGGAGACTGCACTGCGTGCAGATCACGCTTTGTTCAGTGAGAGCCAATCACGTATCTTGTTGTCGGCTACGCCAGAGCAAGCGGGTAAGCTTGAAGCATTTGTACGTGAGCGCGGTGTACCTGTAGCTGTGATTGGACGTGTGGAAGGAAGTAACCTGACGATTGAACTGAACGGAACATCAGCCGTGAGCGAACCTGTAGGAGGTTTGGCTCAGGTCTGGGAGGATGCGATTCCATGTCTCATGAACTGACGACAGGACCGTTGTGGACAGGCGATTATTATAATGAAGGGTCCGGCAAGGAAGGACTCGATAAATTGAAGGAAGAATGCGGCGTGTTCGGGGTGTTCAGACACCCTGACGCGGCTTCGCTCTCCTATTATGGACTGCATGCGCTGCAACATCGGGGCGAAGAAAGTGCAGGCATGTGTGTGAGTGATGGCACCCAGTTTAACTATCATCGCGGTATGGGTCTGGTGAAGGAAGTATTCACCAAAGACCTGATGCAGACGTTGACCGGGGATATTTCTATTGGACATGTCCGGTATTCAACAAGTGGTGACAGCAAACTGACGAACGCACAACCATTGGTATTCAAATACCGTGATGGCGATTTGGCAGTAGCAACCAACGGTAACATTGTGAATGCACCAACGATCCGGCGCGAGCTGGAGCAGAGCGGTTCCATTTTCCAAACAACGAGTGATACCGAGGTTATTGCGCATCTGATTGCACGATCCTCCAAAGGGCTTGTGGAAGCGGCAAAAGAGGCATTCCAGCGCATTGTTGGCGGTTATGCATTTCTGATCATGACCAATGACAAGTTGCTCGTGGCTTCCGATCCACACGGACTTCGTCCGCTCACGATGGGCAAGCTAGGGGATGCATATCTGTTTGCATCCGAGACGTGTGCACTCGAAACGATCGGCGCAGAGTTGATTCGTGATATCGAGCCGGGTGAATTGCTTGTGCTGGATGCAGATGGTCTGCACGAGGATCGCTTTGATCATCACAAACACCGCAAGGCATTATGTGCAATGGAATATATTTATTTTGCTCGTCCGGATAGTGACATGAATGGTGCGAACCAGCATGCGGCCCGTAAACGGATGGGAAGCCGGATGGCCATTGAGTCATTTGTGGATGCGGACTTGGTTACGGGGGTACCAGATTCCAGCATCTCGGCAGCAATTGGATACGCTGAACAGACAGGTATTCCGTATGAGATGGGTATGATCAAGAATAAATACACCGGCCGTACGTTTATCCAGCCAAGCCAGGAATTGCGGGAGCAGGGCGTGAAGATGAAGCTGAGCGCTGTGCGTCGTGTTGTGGAAGGCAAACGTGTGGTTATGATTGACGATTCCATTGTACGGGGAACAACTTCCCGGCGGATCGTGAACATGCTGCGTGATGCAGGAGCTACCGAAGTCCATGTGCGCATTACATCACCACCGTTCAAAAACCCGTGTTTCTATGGCATTGATACCCCGGATAGCCGTGAATTAATTGCTTCACAGTTGTCGGTGGAAGAAATTTGCCGTGAGATTAATGCGGATTCCCTGTCGTTCCTCAGTCCGGATGGACTGATTGCATCGATTCAGGGAGATAATCAGAATGATCCCAAAGGCGGGCTTTGCCTCGCATGTTTTGATAATGATTACCCAACCCGCCTCGACTTTGGTGGCGAAGAAAAATTCGGCTGCAGTTGCTAGCTGTTATGTGGCAAGACAAATGTATCTTGCCGCCCCGGGCGTAGCCCGAGCCCTCAGCCCCGCCTTACGGAGTAACAGGGGCCAGGGCAGCCAAGCGAAGCCAGCTGCCACCGGGCCTAGCCCGCGCCCTTAAGCCCCGCTTTGCGGAGCAACAGGGGCTAGGCAGCCGAGTGAAGCAGCTGCCCCCGGGTCTAGCCCGCGCCCTTAAGCCCCGCCTTGCAGAGCAACAGGGGCTAGGGCAGCCAGGCGAAGCAGCTGCCCAGCGGGCTTGCCCCGCAGCGTAGCTGAGCGGGGTTCGCTGACCGATGGCTTGCAGCCAACGGAATCGGCGAACAATCCCGCGAGATCACGCACGAATCAACCATAGCAAGATCACACCAGCCACCTCTGCACCGCTTTTTTTGGCGGGTGTCCAGAGGGCCTGCCAAGGTCCTATGGGGTCCTCCCGGGCGGGAGGATTTAGGTGGGGCGAAAAAAAAGGAGATGATTCCACTTGTCTGAAGCATATAAAAAGGCCGGCGTCGATATCGCGGCAGGTAATGAAGCGGTTGAACGGATGAAAAAACACGTGAAGCGTACCTTCCGTCCGGAAGTGATGACGGATCTGGGTGGATTCGGTGCACTGTTCGGTTTGAACAAAGATAAATACGATGAGCCGGTGCTTGTATCCGGTACAGACGGCGTAGGCACCAAGCTGAAAATTGCATTTGCCATGGACCGTCACGATACCATCGGAATCGACGCGGTAGCGATGTGTGTGAACGACATTGTGGTACAGGGTGCAGAACCACTCTTCTTCCTTGACTATCTGGCATGTGACAAAGTCATTCCTGAGAAGATCGAAGCTATTGTTGCGGGCATCGCTGAAGGCTGTCATCAGTCTGGTTGTGCGCTGATTGGTGGCGAGACGGCGGAAATGCCAGGTATGTACAGTGAAGGCGAATACGATATTGCCGGATTCACGGTAGGCATCGTGGACAAAGCGAAGATCATCAACGGTACAACCATCGCACCTGGCGATACAGTGATCGGACTTGCCTCCAGCGGTGTGCATAGTAATGGATTTTCGCTGGTACGCAGACTTTTGTTGGAAGATGCGGGACTTGATCTGCATGATGAAGTAGCGGAACTGGGCGGTAAACTAGGTGATTCTCTGCTGGAACCTACGAAGATCTATGTTAAACCGCTGTTGTCCCTGCTGGAAAAAGTAAAAGTAAAAGGTATGGCACACATTACAGGTGGTGGCTTCATCGAGAATATCCCACGTATGTTGCCAAGCAACGTGAATGTGGATATTGACTACGGATCTTGGCCGATCCTGCCGATCTTCAACCTGTTACAGGAAAAGGGCGCTGTCTCGAACCGTGACATGTTCACCACATTTAACATGGGTGTTGGGCTTGTACTGGTCGTTAATGAAGCAGATGCAACGGAAGCGCTGCAACAACTGAAAGCATCTGGTGAAGAAGCGTACATCATTGGCCGTGTTACCGAAGGAGATGCGCGAGTAACCTTCACGGGAGCGGATGTTTAATGGCGAACTACCGCATAGCTGTATTTGCCTCGGGTGAAGGATCCAACTTTCAGTCATTGGTCGATGCAGTACGAAACGGTGGGCTGGATGCATCCGTAGATCTGCTTGTATGTGATAAACCGTCTGCACGCGTTGTGCAGCGGGCACAGGACGCAGGCGTGGATTGTCATCTGTTTACTCCGAAAAATTATGCTTCCCGTGAAGCCTATGAGGCAGAGATCGTGGAAGTGCTTGAATCCAAAAAGATCGACTTGGTTGTTCTTGCGGGATACATGAGATTGCTGACTTCTGTTGTGGTGGATCGTTACGCTGGGCGGTTGATTAATATTCATCCGTCCTTGCTACCGGCATTTGCAGGTAAGGACGCGATTGGACAGGCTCTCGAATACGGCGTGAAAGTTACGGGTGTGACCGTGCACTTTGTGGACGGTGGCATGGATACAGGGCCGATTATTGCCCAGCATCCCGTTCCTATTTTGCCAGAGGATACTGCTGAATCAATCAGCCGTTCCATCCATGCTGCCGAACAGCAGCTTTACCCTGAAGTGGTATCCTGGTTCGCGCAAGGTCTGGTTCAATTAGACGGACGTCAGGTCACAGTACAGAAAACGGTTTGATATAAGTTGAAATTTTTTACACATTAACGGAGAGGACAGAAAAAACCTGAAAAAGCAAAGCGTTCGCCTTTATCACCGGATTTTCCCTTTAAGAAAAGGGAATCAAAAAATCTGGGGATAACAGCGATTAGAAGGTTGTTCTGTCATCGGAGTGTCCCGTGTAAACATCTTAGTTCCACTTATATAACATAAGTCGAATATTGGTACGCATTTTGTGATATTTCTCGGGAAATAAATCGGCTGTGTTTCGTCAGGAAACGCGAAGCCATGGGACATTAAAGGAGGAGCATATTGTGAGTATCAAAAGAGCGCTGGTCAGCGTATGGGATAAAACAGGCATCGTGGACTTTTGCCGCGAGCTGTCGCAAATGGGTGTGGAGATTATTTCGACAGGAGGTACAAGCAGCCTGTTGTCGAAGGAAGGCGTACCTGTCATCGGGATTTCGGATGTGACCGGGTTCCCGGAAATCATGGACGGACGTGTCAAAACTTTGCATCCGGCAGTTCATGGTGGATTGCTGGCTGTTCGTGACAGCGAAGAGCATAAGCGCCAGATGGAAGAGAACGGACTGGATTATATCGACCTCGTTGTCGTAAACCTGTACCCCTTCCAAGATACCATCGCCAAACCGGATGTGACGTACGAAGACGCGATTGAGAACATTGATATCGGTGGTCCTACGATGCTTCGTTCTGCTGCCAAAAACCATGCCTTTGTTAGTGTCGTTGTTGACACAGCAGATTATGGCAAGGTGCTTGAAGAAGTTCGCAGCAATGGAGATACGACTCTCGAAACACGCAAACGGCTTGCGGCAAAAGTGTTCCGCCATACAGCGGCTTACGATGCAGTTATTTCTGACTATCTCTCCAACCTGAACGGTGACCCGTTGCCAGAGCGTCTGACGGTTACTTACGAAAAACTCCAGGATTTGCGTTACGGCGAAAATCCACACCAGCAAGCGGCATTCTACCGCAAACCACTGGCTGCTCAAGATACGCTGACAACAGCCGAGCAATTGCATGGCAAAGAGTTGTCTTACAATAACATCAACGATGCGAACGCAGCATTGCAGATTGTGAAAGAGTTTGAAGAACCGGCCGTTGTCGCGGTTAAACATATGAACCCATGTGGCGTGGGTATTGGCGTAAGTATCTATGAAGCTTACAGCAAAGCATATGCTGCAGATCCAACGTCTATCTTTGGTGGCATTGTGGCAGCGAATCGCATTATCGACAGCGATACAGCAGGTAAATTGAGCGAGATTTTCCTGGAAATCGTACTTGCTCCTGATTTTACGCAAGAGGCTCTCGATATCCTGACGAAGAAGAAAAACATTCGTTTGCTCAAAACGGGTGAGTTGAATGCTGCTCGTAAACGGGAAAGCCAATTCGTGGTAACGTCCATCGACGGCGGCATGATCGTGCAACAGTCGGATGTGCATTCCATTGAAGCGAGCGAGCTGAACGTGGTAACGGATCGTGCGCCATCGGAAGAAGAACTGAAACAGCTGTTGTTTGGCTGGAAAGTAGTTAAACACGTGAAATCCAACGCGATTGTACTTGCTGCGAATGACATGACGGTAGGTGTAGGCGCTGGACAAATGAATCGTGTGGGTGCAGCCAAAATTGCGATTGAGCAAGCTGGTGAGCAAGCAAAAGGTGCTATTCTGGCCTCCGATGCGTTCTTCCCAATGGGTGATACGCTGGAACTGGCAGCAAAAGCCGGAATTACAGCAGTGATTCAACCTGGCGGTTCGATCAAAGACGAAGAATCCATCAAAGTAGCAAATGAATACGGAATTGCCATGGTCTTCACAGGCGTTCGTCACTTCAAACACTAGAACGAAAAAGGTTTAATAAGGGGTGTCGCCTGTCATGTTAATGACTTATGGTACACCCCCTCTTTTTTAGGTTTTTGACACGCAATAGCCTAACAAATTCAGTTATGCACGGAGGGGAACAGAGCGAATGGATATTCTGGTAGTAGGCGGCGGTGGCCGGGAGCATGCAATTATCTGGGCACTGGCGAAGAGTCCAAAGGTAGACAAGATTCACTGTGCACCGGGAAATGCAGGCATTGCTCAGTTGGCTGAGTGTCATGCCATTGCGGTAAATGAATTCGATAAATTAACAGCTCTTGCTGTAGAGCTTAAAGTGGGTTTAGTGGTTATTGGTCCGGATGATCCGCTCGCGGATGGGATCGTGGATGCATTTGATTCGACAGGTATTCCGGTATTCGGACCTCGTCGCAATGCAGCAGAGATCGAAGGAAGTAAAACGTTCATGAAGGATCTGCTGCACAAATACAATATTCCAACCGCAGCCTATGAGAAATTCCATAGTTACGAACAGGCTCAAGCATACCTGAATGAACAAGCAATTCCGGTTGTTATCAAGGCAGATGGACTGGCAGCGGGCAAAGGTGTGACGGTAGCTTATTCGCGTGAAGAGGCTGATCAGGCACTTCGCAGTATCATGGTGGAGAAGGTATTTGGTGAAGCGGGAGCCAAAGTCATCATTGAGGAATTCCTCGCAGGGCAGGAAATGTCCATTCTGGCCTTTGTCGATGGAGAGACGGTTCGTCCGATGGCCGCAGCACAGGATCACAAACCTGTATTCGACAATGATCAGGGGCCAAACACAGGCGGTATGGGTACATACTCACCATTGCCACATATCCCTGCATCCATTATTGAAGAAGCCGTGGAGACGATTATCAAACCAACGGCCAAAGCAATGGTGTCCGAGGGACGTCCGTTCCAGGGAGTATTGTTTGCCGGGCTGATGATCTCGCCGGATGGCAAACCCAAAACGATTGAGTTCAACGCACGTTTTGGTGATCCGGAAACACAGGTTGTACTGCCGCGTCTGAAGAGTGACTTGTTCGATATCTTCTGGGCAACTGTTCATGGCAAACTGGCTGACATTGAGATTGAATGGAGCGATGAAGCCGCAGTATGTGTAGTGCTCGCTTCAGGAGGTTATCCTGGTCCTTATGCCAAAGGTGTAGTCATTGAAGGATTGGACCAAGTAGATGATGCCGTAGTATTCCACGCAGGTACAGCACGCAGTGAAGCAGGAGACTGGGTTACGAATGGTGGACGAATCCTGGGCGTAGTTGGCCTTGGTGCGGATATTGCCGAAGCCAGAAACAAAGCCTATGCACAGGCGGAGCGTATCCGATTTGATGGTAAACATCAGCGGACAGACATTGCTGCCAAAGCACTCGTATAGAATGAATACAAGAGCCCGTAATGATGTATACCGGAAAGGTATTTGCATCCTGCGGGCTCTTTTTTGCGTATATAGATGTATCTTTTGTAAACGACCGAACTTGTCCGTACGAGAAAGCCATGGGAAAGACGCAAACTAGGAGCAGATCAGCATGATCACGCATGTTTAATGCCCTAAACTAAAGGGTAGTATTTTTATAAATTGGACTATACTAAACATGTGAAGATTATCACATTATGAGGTGATAACCATCATATTATAGAAAGTACGTAACATACATAAAGACTAATTTGTGAACATTATACTGTAACCTTGTTCCAAACCATAACGTGCAACTGGATGGTTGAGCGGGAAACATGGTATACTTTTCGGAAACAGGAATGAGTATGAGGGGAGGTGGATATCTATTGGGTAGGCGATATTGTAAATTGTCCAAATGGCGAATCTAGGTGGAGTTGAGCGAGGAACAATTGACAGCATGAGGGGTAACCCGATTTGAATGAAGAAGTTTCTGCAAGTCATTGACTTCATCTTGAATTCCTGTTTTGTAATTTTACAAGGTCAAACGTAA from Paenibacillus sp. FSL R5-0341 harbors:
- the purL gene encoding phosphoribosylformylglycinamidine synthase subunit PurL; amino-acid sequence: MTQQLSAKEPTAEQVAEHKLYAQMGVSDSEYALICEFMGRKPNYTEIGVFSVMWSEHCAYKNSKPLLRRFPTSGPRVLMGPGEGAGIVDIGDNQAVVFKIESHNHPSAVEPYQGAATGVGGIIRDIFSMGARPVAILNSLRFGKLESDRVKYLFEHVVSGIAGYGNCIGIPTVGGEVMFDESYEGNPLVNAMCVGLIDHDKIQRGVAKGVGNPVYYVGPPTGRDGIHGATFASVELTEESESQRTAVQVGDPFMEKLVMESCLELIDTGIVLGIQDMGAAGLTCSSAEMASKAGNGLELYLDQVPQREEGMTPYEMMLSESQERMLFVVEPKDEAQAMEIFERWGVICAKVGKVTDDGRLKLIHHGEVVGDMPVTALVDECPVYDKPSSVPAYYEQSASIDTLRYDEVSDLGGALKQVLASPTVASKKWIYDQYDYMVRTSTAVRPGSDAAVVTIRGTRKGLAMTTDCNGRYVYLDPEVGGRIAVSEAARNIVCSGAEPLAITDNLNFGNPEKPDIFWQMEKAVDGMAEACRVLDTPVIGGNVSLYNENAKGSIYPTPVVGMVGLVHDTDHITTQAFKSEGDVIILLGETKAELGGSELQYAVHGQTEGRPPELNLQTEKALLSTVLEAIQSGLVRSAHDLSEGGLAVALAESCISGNVGAQVNVETALRADHALFSESQSRILLSATPEQAGKLEAFVRERGVPVAVIGRVEGSNLTIELNGTSAVSEPVGGLAQVWEDAIPCLMN
- the purF gene encoding amidophosphoribosyltransferase, which codes for MSHELTTGPLWTGDYYNEGSGKEGLDKLKEECGVFGVFRHPDAASLSYYGLHALQHRGEESAGMCVSDGTQFNYHRGMGLVKEVFTKDLMQTLTGDISIGHVRYSTSGDSKLTNAQPLVFKYRDGDLAVATNGNIVNAPTIRRELEQSGSIFQTTSDTEVIAHLIARSSKGLVEAAKEAFQRIVGGYAFLIMTNDKLLVASDPHGLRPLTMGKLGDAYLFASETCALETIGAELIRDIEPGELLVLDADGLHEDRFDHHKHRKALCAMEYIYFARPDSDMNGANQHAARKRMGSRMAIESFVDADLVTGVPDSSISAAIGYAEQTGIPYEMGMIKNKYTGRTFIQPSQELREQGVKMKLSAVRRVVEGKRVVMIDDSIVRGTTSRRIVNMLRDAGATEVHVRITSPPFKNPCFYGIDTPDSRELIASQLSVEEICREINADSLSFLSPDGLIASIQGDNQNDPKGGLCLACFDNDYPTRLDFGGEEKFGCSC
- the purM gene encoding phosphoribosylformylglycinamidine cyclo-ligase — translated: MSEAYKKAGVDIAAGNEAVERMKKHVKRTFRPEVMTDLGGFGALFGLNKDKYDEPVLVSGTDGVGTKLKIAFAMDRHDTIGIDAVAMCVNDIVVQGAEPLFFLDYLACDKVIPEKIEAIVAGIAEGCHQSGCALIGGETAEMPGMYSEGEYDIAGFTVGIVDKAKIINGTTIAPGDTVIGLASSGVHSNGFSLVRRLLLEDAGLDLHDEVAELGGKLGDSLLEPTKIYVKPLLSLLEKVKVKGMAHITGGGFIENIPRMLPSNVNVDIDYGSWPILPIFNLLQEKGAVSNRDMFTTFNMGVGLVLVVNEADATEALQQLKASGEEAYIIGRVTEGDARVTFTGADV
- the purN gene encoding phosphoribosylglycinamide formyltransferase, translated to MANYRIAVFASGEGSNFQSLVDAVRNGGLDASVDLLVCDKPSARVVQRAQDAGVDCHLFTPKNYASREAYEAEIVEVLESKKIDLVVLAGYMRLLTSVVVDRYAGRLINIHPSLLPAFAGKDAIGQALEYGVKVTGVTVHFVDGGMDTGPIIAQHPVPILPEDTAESISRSIHAAEQQLYPEVVSWFAQGLVQLDGRQVTVQKTV
- the purH gene encoding bifunctional phosphoribosylaminoimidazolecarboxamide formyltransferase/IMP cyclohydrolase; amino-acid sequence: MSIKRALVSVWDKTGIVDFCRELSQMGVEIISTGGTSSLLSKEGVPVIGISDVTGFPEIMDGRVKTLHPAVHGGLLAVRDSEEHKRQMEENGLDYIDLVVVNLYPFQDTIAKPDVTYEDAIENIDIGGPTMLRSAAKNHAFVSVVVDTADYGKVLEEVRSNGDTTLETRKRLAAKVFRHTAAYDAVISDYLSNLNGDPLPERLTVTYEKLQDLRYGENPHQQAAFYRKPLAAQDTLTTAEQLHGKELSYNNINDANAALQIVKEFEEPAVVAVKHMNPCGVGIGVSIYEAYSKAYAADPTSIFGGIVAANRIIDSDTAGKLSEIFLEIVLAPDFTQEALDILTKKKNIRLLKTGELNAARKRESQFVVTSIDGGMIVQQSDVHSIEASELNVVTDRAPSEEELKQLLFGWKVVKHVKSNAIVLAANDMTVGVGAGQMNRVGAAKIAIEQAGEQAKGAILASDAFFPMGDTLELAAKAGITAVIQPGGSIKDEESIKVANEYGIAMVFTGVRHFKH
- the purD gene encoding phosphoribosylamine--glycine ligase, with the translated sequence MDILVVGGGGREHAIIWALAKSPKVDKIHCAPGNAGIAQLAECHAIAVNEFDKLTALAVELKVGLVVIGPDDPLADGIVDAFDSTGIPVFGPRRNAAEIEGSKTFMKDLLHKYNIPTAAYEKFHSYEQAQAYLNEQAIPVVIKADGLAAGKGVTVAYSREEADQALRSIMVEKVFGEAGAKVIIEEFLAGQEMSILAFVDGETVRPMAAAQDHKPVFDNDQGPNTGGMGTYSPLPHIPASIIEEAVETIIKPTAKAMVSEGRPFQGVLFAGLMISPDGKPKTIEFNARFGDPETQVVLPRLKSDLFDIFWATVHGKLADIEIEWSDEAAVCVVLASGGYPGPYAKGVVIEGLDQVDDAVVFHAGTARSEAGDWVTNGGRILGVVGLGADIAEARNKAYAQAERIRFDGKHQRTDIAAKALV